In the genome of Spea bombifrons isolate aSpeBom1 chromosome 11, aSpeBom1.2.pri, whole genome shotgun sequence, one region contains:
- the LOC128469435 gene encoding histone H1B-like has product MAETAPSPAPPPAETSSKKKQPKKPAAAKSRPVKSGPSVSELIVKAVSASKERSGVSLAALKKALTAGGYDVEKNNSRLKLALKGLVSKETLIQLKGSGASGSFKLNKKQLESREKTSKKKEIPVKPKKVAPKKVVKSPKKAPAGVKKSPKKIKKPSAAAKSPKKPKVVKAKKAGKSPAKKATKPKAAKSPAKPKPAKSPAKPKAKKAAPKK; this is encoded by the coding sequence ATGGCCGAGAcagctccttccccggcgcctCCGCCGGCAGAAACCTCTTCCAAGAAGAAACAGCCGAAAAAGCCGGCAGCTGCAAAAAGCCGTCCTGTGAAGTCCGGTCCCAGTGTCTCCGAGCTGATTGTGAAAGCGGTCTCTGCGTCCAAGGAGCGCAGCGGAGTGTCTCTCGCAGCTCTTAAAAAAGCACTCACTGCTGGCGGCTACGACGTAGAAAAGAATAACAGCCGCCTGAAGCTCGCTCTCAAGGGTCTGGTGTCTAAAGAGACCCTGATCCAGCTGAAAGGAAGCGGTGCCTCTGGCTCTTTCAAGCTGAACAAGAAGCAGCTGGAGAGCAGAGAGAAGACATCAAAGAAGAAGGAAATTCCCGTAAAGCCTAAAAAAGTAGCCCCTAAGAAGGTTGTGAAGTCGCCCAAGAAAGCCCCTGCAGGAGTGAAGAAAAGCCCAAAAAAGATCAAGAAACCGTCGGCCGCTGCCAAGAGTCCCAAGAAGCCTAAGGTTGTTAAAGCGAAGAAAGCTGGCAAGAGCCCAGCTAAGAAGGCCACAAAGCCCAAGGCTGCCAAAAGCCCCGCTAAGCCCAAGCCTGCCAAAAGCCCCGCTAAGCCCAAGGCTAAAAAGGCAGCCCCCAaaaagtga
- the LOC128469436 gene encoding histone H3, whose translation MARTKQTARKSTGGKAPRKQLATKAARKSAPATGGVKKPHRYRPGTVALREIRRYQKSTELLIRKLPFQRLVREIAQDFKTDLRFQSSAVMALQEASEAYLVGLFEDTNLCAIHAKRVTIMPKDIQLARRIRGERA comes from the coding sequence ATGGCTCGCACCAAACAGACAGCCCGTAAGTCCACCGGAGGAAAAGCTCCTCGGAAGCAGCTGGCGACCAAAGCTGCGAGGAAAAGCGCTCCAGCTACCGGCGGCGTGAAGAAGCCACATCGCTACCGCCCGGGCACCGTAGCTCTTAGGGAAATCCGCCGTTACCAGAAGTCTACGGAGTTGCTTATCCGAAAGCTGCCTTTCCAGCGGCTGGTCCGTGAGATTGCTCAAGATTTCAAAACCGATCTACGTTTCCAGAGTTCTGCTGTTATGGCTCTCCAGGAAGCCAGCGAGGCTTACCTCGTGGGGCTTTTCGAAGACACTAATTTGTGCGCTATTCACGCTAAGCGGGTTACTATCATGCCAAAAGACATTCAGCTGGCTCGTAGGATCAGAGGTGAACGTGCTTAA
- the LOC128469440 gene encoding histone H4: MSGRGKGGKGLGKGGAKRHRKVLRDNIQGITKPAIRRLARRGGVKRISGLIYEETRGVLKVFLENVIRDAVTYTEHAKRKTVTAMDVVYALKRQGRTLYGFGG; the protein is encoded by the coding sequence ATGTCTGGCCGTGGCAAAGGAGGTAAGGGACTCGGGAAAGGTGGTGCAAAGAGGCACAGGAAGGTGCTTcgggataatattcagggaaTCACCAAGCCTGCTATACGCCGTTTGGCTCGCAGAGGAGGTGTAAAGCGTATCTCTGGGCTGATCTATGAGGAGACCCGTGGTGTGCTCAAGGTGTTTTTGGAGAATGTGATTCGTGACGCAGTCACTTATACTGAGCATGCCAAGAGGAAAACCGTTACCGCTATGGACGTGGTGTATGCCTTGAAACGCCAAGGCCGTACTCTGTACGGTTTCGGAGGTTAA
- the LOC128469439 gene encoding histone H2B 1.1-like, with product MPDPAKSAPAPKKGSKKAVTKTQKKDGKKRKKSRKESYAIYVYKVLKQVHPDTGISSKAMGIMNSFVNDIFERIAGEASRLAHYNKRSTITSREIQTAVRLLLPGELAKHAVSEGTKAVTKYTSAK from the coding sequence ATGCCTGATCCAGCGAAATCTGCACCTGCTCCGAAGAAAGGCTCTAAGAAAGCTGTTACGAAGACTCAGAAAAAAGACGGGAAGAAGCGCAAGAAGAGCAGAAAGGAAAGCTACGCGATCTATGTCTACAAGGTACTAAAGCAGGTGCATCCAGACACTGGCATTTCCTCCAAGGCCATGGGCATCATGAACTCGTTTGTCAACGATATCTTTGAGCGCATTGCCGGGGAAGCTTCACGCCTAGCCCATTACAACAAGCGCTCCACTATCACTTCTCGGGAGATTCAGACTGCTGTACGCCTCCTTCTTCCTGGAGAGCTGGCCAAGCACGCTGTGTCAGAGGGCACCAAGGCTGTTACCAAGTACACCAGCGCCAAGTAA
- the LOC128469438 gene encoding histone H2A type 2-B-like has product MSGRGKQGGKVRAKAKTRSSRAGLQFPVGRVHRLLRKGNYAERVGAGAPVYLAAVLEYLTAEILELAGNAARDNKKTRIIPRHLQLAVRNDEELNKLLGGVTIAQGGVLPNIQAVLLPKKTESHKPAKSK; this is encoded by the coding sequence ATGTCTGGCAGAGGCAAACAAGGCGGAAAAGTTCGTGCCAAGGCGAAGACACGTTCTTCCCGAGCTGGTCTGCAGTTCCCTGTCGGCCGTGTGCATAGGCTTCTTCGCAAGGGTAATTATGCCGAGAGAGTAGGGGCCGGCGCACCCGTGTATCTGGCAGCGGTGTTGGAGTATCTGACTGCTGAGATATTGGAGTTGGCTGGTAACGCTGCACGCGACAACAAAAAGACCCGTATCATTCCTCGCCACCTGCAACTTGCCGTTCGTAACGACGAGGAGCTCAATAAGCTGCTCGGAGGGGtcaccattgctcagggaggtgtTCTACCCAACATCCAGGCGGTGCTCTTGCCCAAGAAGACCGAGAGCCACAAGCCTGCCAAGAGCAAGTGA